From Roseibium alexandrii DFL-11, the proteins below share one genomic window:
- a CDS encoding sugar kinase, producing MPSTFLAIGECMVEMAPTGEGTFAKGFAGDTLNTAWYVRKSLSQDWAVSYLTAVGNDQISEEMIAFLDGAGLATDHIQRLNDRTIGLYLIQLKEGERSFAYWRSQSAARCLADDAVALSTAMDTAGLIYFSGITLGILSPEGRQTFLSSLAAARQKGARAAFDPNLRSRLWEDAQTMRDCVTEAAGLCDFVMPSFEDEEAHFGDKIPSESADRYLAAGAKMIVVKNGPQEVIVASENDRRSFRPDPVRNVVDTTAAGDSFNAAFLAEYLVSGDVDASVAAGARLAGTVIQHRGALLECRELA from the coding sequence GTGCCGTCAACATTTCTGGCAATCGGTGAGTGCATGGTGGAAATGGCGCCGACCGGTGAGGGAACTTTCGCAAAGGGTTTTGCCGGAGATACGTTGAACACCGCCTGGTATGTGCGCAAATCCTTGAGCCAGGACTGGGCCGTTTCCTATCTCACCGCGGTTGGCAATGATCAGATCTCCGAAGAAATGATTGCGTTTCTTGATGGGGCGGGGCTTGCAACCGATCACATTCAGCGGCTGAATGACCGCACCATCGGTCTCTACTTGATCCAGCTGAAGGAAGGCGAGCGCAGCTTTGCCTACTGGCGGTCGCAGTCTGCCGCCCGATGTCTTGCAGATGATGCTGTTGCTCTGTCGACGGCGATGGATACGGCAGGGCTGATCTATTTCAGCGGTATTACGCTCGGCATCCTTTCACCGGAAGGCCGCCAGACATTCCTATCGTCACTTGCAGCCGCACGCCAAAAAGGGGCCAGGGCTGCCTTCGATCCCAATCTCCGGTCGCGTCTTTGGGAAGATGCGCAGACCATGCGGGATTGCGTTACCGAGGCAGCGGGCCTGTGTGATTTTGTGATGCCGTCCTTTGAGGACGAGGAAGCACATTTTGGCGACAAGATCCCATCCGAGAGCGCGGATCGCTATCTTGCGGCCGGTGCAAAAATGATAGTCGTCAAGAATGGGCCACAAGAGGTGATCGTTGCGTCGGAAAACGACCGTAGATCGTTCAGGCCGGACCCGGTCCGCAATGTGGTCGACACAACCGCCGCCGGCGACAGTTTCAATGCCGCCTTTCTTGCTGAATATCTCGTATCGGGTGATGTTGACGCAAGCGTGGCGGCGGGTGCTCGTCTCGCCGGAACTGTTATCCAGCATCGGGGTGCATTGTTGGAATGTCGCGAACTCGCCTGA